In Horticoccus luteus, the following proteins share a genomic window:
- a CDS encoding gamma-glutamyltransferase family protein: MDKRSGRARLPARCQTHARFVTAARRGGPSAARRFFGAWLATLCTGIALAGVPVQVTPVTATHGMVVAGHPEAAAAGVDVLRAGGNAIDAAVAVSLALGVAEPYASGLGGKIMMVYRDAEGRSFAIDGMDEASRTLPTEKFRHLSSNRRHYGWTSVATPGLAAALETAHRRWGVRPWAEDVRPAIELARRGFEVLPKSRDLFLEREKVLRGDPELTRIFLPQGRVPAVGARLPNPDLAHTMELLAEKGAAGFYRGPVAEAMVAAAQRGGGWLTLDDLAHYEARVRAPVMTEIFGCTFLAGCPPSTGPAQYLAILKALETARWAPGALRTAANLDQVGRVWQQVAPVVQSTVADVASADDAVTHLFAADFIAEVRQRAGVGVAQVREKDARTPVWSEPDFEDVHASTTHFVIVDGAGNVVSVTQSQSLHFGAGVMAPGTGVVMNDSLSNFAVVNAGSVNIAAPGKRPRSTTAPTIVVRGGRPLLAIGLPGAQRIPTAMLQTLLDYFAFHRPLADSIGDTRLHLLSPVTARDPNNVWEVEASFPDEEQKMLEALGWKVVKKEAAGRGRYFGGINAIEVGADGALTGYADPRRTNAAAGF; encoded by the coding sequence ATGGACAAGCGTAGCGGTCGGGCCCGGCTGCCCGCGCGCTGTCAAACGCACGCGCGGTTTGTGACGGCCGCGCGGCGAGGCGGGCCCTCCGCCGCACGACGATTCTTCGGTGCGTGGCTGGCGACGCTCTGCACGGGCATCGCGCTGGCCGGCGTGCCGGTGCAGGTGACGCCGGTGACGGCGACCCATGGCATGGTCGTCGCGGGTCATCCGGAGGCGGCGGCGGCGGGGGTGGACGTGTTGCGCGCGGGCGGCAACGCGATCGATGCCGCGGTGGCCGTTTCGCTCGCGCTCGGCGTCGCCGAACCCTACGCGTCGGGCCTGGGCGGGAAAATCATGATGGTATACCGCGATGCGGAGGGCCGCAGCTTCGCCATCGATGGGATGGACGAGGCGAGTCGCACGTTGCCCACGGAAAAATTCCGCCACCTGTCGTCGAACCGGCGGCACTACGGCTGGACCTCGGTGGCGACGCCTGGGCTGGCGGCGGCGCTGGAGACGGCGCACCGGCGGTGGGGCGTGCGGCCGTGGGCGGAGGATGTGCGGCCGGCGATCGAGCTGGCGCGCCGCGGCTTCGAGGTGCTGCCCAAATCCCGCGACCTGTTTCTCGAACGCGAAAAAGTTTTGCGCGGCGACCCCGAGTTGACGCGGATTTTTCTACCGCAAGGGCGGGTGCCCGCGGTGGGCGCGCGGCTGCCGAATCCGGATCTCGCGCACACGATGGAGTTGCTCGCCGAAAAGGGCGCGGCGGGATTTTACCGCGGGCCGGTGGCGGAGGCGATGGTCGCTGCCGCGCAACGCGGCGGGGGCTGGCTCACGCTCGACGATCTGGCGCATTACGAGGCGCGCGTGCGGGCACCGGTGATGACCGAAATTTTCGGCTGCACTTTCCTGGCCGGCTGTCCGCCGTCGACCGGGCCGGCTCAGTATCTGGCGATTTTGAAAGCGCTGGAAACGGCGCGATGGGCGCCGGGGGCGTTGCGCACGGCGGCGAATCTCGATCAGGTGGGACGGGTGTGGCAGCAAGTCGCGCCGGTCGTGCAGAGCACGGTGGCGGACGTCGCCTCCGCCGATGACGCGGTCACGCATTTGTTCGCCGCCGATTTCATCGCGGAAGTGCGCCAGCGGGCAGGTGTGGGCGTGGCCCAAGTCCGTGAAAAGGACGCGCGGACGCCGGTGTGGAGCGAACCGGATTTCGAAGACGTGCATGCTTCGACAACGCACTTCGTGATCGTGGATGGCGCGGGCAATGTCGTGAGCGTGACGCAATCGCAGAGCCTGCATTTCGGCGCGGGCGTCATGGCGCCGGGCACGGGTGTCGTGATGAATGATTCGTTGAGCAATTTCGCCGTCGTCAACGCGGGCTCGGTCAACATCGCTGCGCCGGGGAAGCGGCCGCGCAGCACGACGGCGCCGACGATCGTCGTGCGCGGCGGCCGGCCGTTGCTGGCGATCGGCCTGCCCGGGGCGCAACGCATCCCGACCGCGATGCTGCAGACCTTGCTCGATTATTTTGCGTTTCACCGGCCTCTCGCGGACTCGATCGGCGACACGCGGCTGCACCTGCTGTCGCCGGTGACGGCGCGTGATCCGAACAATGTCTGGGAAGTCGAGGCTTCGTTTCCCGACGAAGAGCAGAAGATGTTGGAGGCGCTGGGCTGGAAAGTCGTGAAGAAGGAAGCGGCCGGGCGCGGTCGCTATTTCGGCGGGATCAACGCGATCGAAGTGGGCGCCGACGGCGCGCTGACCGGCTATGCGGATCCGCGGCGCACAAACGCCGCCGCGGGCTTCTGA
- a CDS encoding TonB-dependent receptor domain-containing protein produces MILHGLSAGQTGRFAFRTCLAAAVLPLALLAQTPPAADEAAAPTTTAKEQHDAPTAAGEPQKLEAFVVTGSNIKRVDEEKMLPVSTFDTEDIDVRAAATPAEFFEYLPQAGEMPINEESTLGASARGDVASISLRSLGSANTLVLVNGRRMVPHPVSQAESGVPSLAVNINSLPSAAIKRIEILRDGASAIYGADATAGVVNAILNTDADGTKLKVQGSVTQDGGGAERRFTISDGRMFKDDRGKIRVSFDYLHRDAIMSSDRTFSANSDNRDRQPAPFNGVPITLPDATSYRNNNFDNTASSSSIYGNFIRGKFQADPVTGEQVFVGSRPDSNRGIATTSNTTALTTASNTAASPGQFYLLPLADGTIGTTSSQPTHSIENYAHNYYYNVNQDRQLVPETRRFQFAVTLDHDVTGDIKAFGELFYYHADSWLYRDPVSVDSTGATDIYVPATNPYNPFGTRFYDPAGAPNADGTPRIVGTPAAVLFAPGTGVQPRDFRRRAIEVNSRVGRAVAGFRGRIFGDWEWESALLYGWGRTEDVEHYDIRDSRLREALARTDATAFNPFGVTFKNVGGTIRVDQVYHNDASVVNPLYDDFVRLARTSLASWDAKVNGPLFEAWGRQVSAAAGVELRRETYEDWRPPYAGLNPAGSSSSNPYLIEGENDFVGLSPNVNLSTSRDAFAGFTEVLVPIVRAKDHVPGIRALEFSLAGRYERFSDFGDTFKPKYSVGYRPNSWILLRGSYSESFRAPNLVQVDNTPLQRLVSSITDYYRVDVTALGSDGSRTRKVTRQGNAALKPEEADTVAIGLVVEVPKVKGLTVSADYWSMKQRNVIANLGATLQMQIDSDMLDAATQAQLAAGKTISDVVVQDGTHYLGNPRIHRAPITGADLTAFANYNATHAPSDQRAPVGKIATIIDDYLNLDARNVGGIDFSLQYRLPRLPIGQFTLRGEGAWMNQYDQMLASEGGIMRDRLGLDGITRWKANASLIWRWKQWGAGWFTNYVMGSIDTSANIGLASSATTQAVLQALNYPDYLRPYMDSTGSTRIGYRVGDWISHNAYVNYKFSRRKAAPALRDVSVRVGVNNVFGIDPPFADETRGYRTSAGSPRGRQYYLQLSKQL; encoded by the coding sequence ATGATACTCCACGGACTTTCCGCCGGTCAGACCGGCCGTTTCGCCTTCCGCACCTGCCTCGCCGCCGCGGTGCTGCCACTGGCGTTACTCGCGCAAACTCCCCCTGCGGCGGACGAGGCCGCGGCGCCGACTACGACCGCGAAAGAACAGCATGACGCGCCGACGGCGGCCGGTGAGCCCCAAAAGCTGGAGGCGTTTGTTGTCACCGGTTCCAACATCAAGCGCGTGGACGAAGAGAAGATGCTGCCCGTGAGCACCTTTGATACGGAGGATATCGATGTCCGTGCGGCGGCGACGCCGGCGGAATTCTTTGAATATCTTCCCCAAGCGGGCGAGATGCCGATCAACGAGGAGTCCACCTTGGGTGCCTCCGCACGCGGCGACGTGGCCTCGATCAGTCTGCGCAGCCTCGGCTCGGCCAACACCCTCGTGCTCGTCAACGGCCGGCGCATGGTGCCGCACCCGGTGAGCCAGGCGGAGAGCGGCGTGCCGTCGCTCGCCGTCAACATCAACAGCCTGCCCTCGGCCGCGATCAAGCGCATCGAAATCCTGCGCGACGGCGCTTCCGCCATTTACGGGGCGGATGCCACCGCCGGTGTGGTCAATGCGATCCTCAACACCGATGCGGATGGCACCAAGCTCAAGGTGCAGGGCTCGGTCACGCAGGATGGCGGCGGCGCGGAGCGTCGGTTCACGATTTCCGACGGCCGCATGTTCAAGGACGACCGCGGCAAGATCCGTGTGTCTTTCGATTACCTGCATCGCGACGCGATCATGTCGAGCGACCGCACTTTTTCCGCGAACTCCGACAACCGTGATCGTCAACCGGCGCCCTTCAACGGCGTCCCGATCACACTGCCGGACGCCACCAGCTACCGGAACAACAATTTCGACAACACCGCCTCGAGCTCGAGCATCTACGGTAACTTTATCCGCGGAAAATTTCAGGCCGATCCGGTGACGGGTGAACAGGTGTTCGTGGGTTCCCGGCCGGACAGCAATCGCGGCATCGCGACGACTTCGAACACCACCGCGCTGACCACCGCCTCGAACACCGCCGCGTCCCCCGGCCAGTTTTACCTGCTCCCGCTGGCGGACGGCACGATCGGCACCACGTCATCGCAACCGACGCACAGCATCGAGAACTACGCGCACAACTACTACTACAACGTGAATCAGGACCGGCAGCTGGTGCCGGAGACGCGGCGGTTTCAGTTCGCGGTCACCCTCGATCACGATGTGACGGGCGACATCAAGGCGTTTGGCGAACTTTTTTACTACCACGCCGACTCGTGGCTCTACCGCGATCCGGTAAGTGTGGATTCCACGGGCGCGACCGACATTTACGTGCCGGCGACGAATCCCTACAATCCGTTCGGCACGCGTTTTTACGATCCCGCGGGCGCGCCGAACGCCGATGGCACGCCGCGCATCGTCGGCACGCCGGCGGCGGTGCTCTTCGCGCCGGGCACGGGCGTGCAACCGCGCGATTTCCGGCGGCGGGCGATCGAGGTCAACTCGCGCGTCGGCCGCGCCGTCGCGGGTTTCCGCGGCCGGATTTTCGGCGACTGGGAATGGGAGAGTGCGCTGCTTTACGGGTGGGGACGCACCGAGGACGTCGAGCACTACGACATTCGCGACAGCAGGCTGCGCGAAGCCCTCGCGCGCACCGATGCGACGGCGTTCAACCCCTTTGGCGTCACGTTCAAGAACGTCGGCGGCACCATTCGCGTCGATCAGGTGTATCACAACGATGCTTCGGTCGTGAACCCGCTTTACGATGATTTCGTGCGCCTCGCGCGCACGTCGCTGGCGAGCTGGGATGCGAAGGTCAACGGGCCGTTATTCGAGGCGTGGGGCCGACAGGTGAGCGCCGCCGCCGGCGTGGAGCTGCGCCGTGAGACCTATGAAGACTGGCGGCCGCCGTATGCCGGGCTCAATCCGGCCGGCAGCTCGTCGTCGAATCCGTATTTGATCGAAGGCGAGAACGACTTCGTGGGGCTCAGCCCCAATGTGAATCTCAGCACGAGCCGCGATGCGTTTGCCGGTTTCACGGAAGTGCTGGTGCCCATCGTGCGGGCGAAGGATCACGTGCCGGGGATTCGCGCCCTCGAATTCTCCCTCGCGGGGCGCTACGAACGGTTCAGCGATTTTGGCGACACGTTTAAGCCGAAATACAGCGTCGGTTACCGGCCGAACAGTTGGATCCTGCTGCGTGGTTCCTACAGCGAATCGTTTCGCGCGCCGAATCTGGTGCAGGTCGACAACACGCCGCTCCAGCGCCTCGTCTCCAGCATCACCGACTACTACCGCGTCGACGTCACGGCCCTCGGTTCGGACGGCTCGCGCACGCGAAAGGTGACTCGCCAGGGCAACGCCGCGCTGAAGCCCGAGGAGGCCGACACGGTGGCGATCGGCCTCGTGGTCGAGGTGCCGAAGGTGAAGGGCCTCACCGTTTCCGCCGATTACTGGAGCATGAAGCAGCGCAACGTCATCGCGAATCTCGGCGCGACGCTGCAGATGCAGATCGACAGCGACATGCTCGACGCCGCCACGCAGGCGCAACTCGCCGCCGGCAAAACCATCAGCGACGTGGTGGTGCAGGACGGCACGCACTACCTCGGCAATCCGCGCATCCATCGGGCACCGATCACTGGCGCCGATCTGACCGCGTTTGCGAATTACAACGCCACGCACGCGCCGAGCGACCAGCGCGCGCCTGTCGGCAAGATCGCGACGATCATCGACGACTATCTCAACCTCGACGCGCGCAACGTCGGCGGCATCGATTTCTCGCTGCAATACCGCTTGCCGCGGCTGCCCATCGGCCAGTTCACGCTGCGCGGCGAAGGCGCGTGGATGAACCAATACGATCAAATGCTCGCCTCGGAAGGCGGCATCATGCGTGACCGCCTCGGCCTCGACGGCATCACGCGGTGGAAGGCCAACGCCAGCCTCATCTGGCGCTGGAAGCAGTGGGGCGCGGGCTGGTTCACCAACTACGTGATGGGCTCCATCGACACCTCGGCGAACATCGGACTTGCCAGCTCCGCCACTACGCAGGCCGTGCTGCAGGCGCTTAATTATCCGGATTACCTCCGGCCCTACATGGACTCAACGGGCTCGACGCGCATCGGCTACCGCGTGGGCGACTGGATCAGCCACAACGCTTACGTGAACTACAAGTTCTCCCGGCGCAAAGCGGCGCCGGCGCTGCGCGACGTGAGCGTGCGGGTGGGTGTGAACAATGTTTTCGGGATCGATCCGCCGTTCGCGGACGAGACCCGGGGCTATCGCACGAGCGCCGGCAGTCCGCGCGGCCGGCAGTATTATCTGCAGCTCTCGAAGCAGCTTTAA
- a CDS encoding DeoR/GlpR family DNA-binding transcription regulator has translation MKNLPSAARQAQIRARFAVQPGISISELAQTFDVSEMTIRRDLAALEEKSHIQRTHGGAMLTERMMLEFDYRDRRAHNRAAKRAIAAEARKLVRPGQRLLLDTGTTTLELATLLKDGEDLTVITPSLAVASELQHSPGVSVILLGGIIRRSSPDLTGPVTEHSLELFAADIAFQGADAIGPDGSIYNSDVRLAKVDRLMRRLADRSCLLSDHSKIGSTALARNGSLADVDIFITDTGAPAPALKRFSSLGVKIVTVSPVR, from the coding sequence GTGAAGAACCTCCCCTCCGCTGCCCGCCAAGCACAGATCCGCGCCCGCTTTGCCGTGCAGCCTGGCATTTCGATTTCAGAACTGGCGCAGACCTTCGACGTGAGTGAGATGACCATCCGTCGCGACCTCGCGGCGCTGGAGGAGAAGTCCCACATTCAACGCACCCACGGCGGGGCGATGCTCACCGAGCGCATGATGCTCGAGTTCGACTACCGCGACCGCCGCGCCCACAACCGCGCAGCCAAACGCGCCATTGCCGCCGAAGCCCGCAAACTCGTGCGCCCCGGCCAGCGCCTGCTTCTCGACACCGGCACCACCACGCTGGAACTCGCCACGCTGCTCAAGGACGGCGAAGACCTCACGGTCATTACTCCCAGCCTCGCCGTTGCCTCCGAACTGCAACATTCTCCCGGCGTCTCGGTGATCCTTCTCGGCGGCATCATCCGCCGCAGCAGCCCCGACCTCACTGGCCCCGTCACCGAGCACAGCCTCGAGCTCTTCGCTGCCGACATCGCTTTTCAAGGCGCCGACGCCATCGGCCCCGATGGTTCGATTTACAACTCCGATGTCCGCCTCGCCAAGGTCGACCGCCTCATGCGCCGCCTGGCCGACCGCAGTTGCCTCCTTTCCGACCACTCCAAAATCGGTTCCACCGCCCTGGCGCGCAACGGCTCGCTCGCTGACGTGGACATTTTCATCACCGACACCGGCGCCCCGGCCCCAGCCTTGAAGCGCTTTTCTTCGTTAGGCGTTAAGATCGTAACCGTATCCCCCGTCCGCTGA
- a CDS encoding ExbD/TolR family protein: MAEGGSVKLDEGKKKARIEIIPLIDVIFFLLATFVLFTLSLAKIQSVPINLPVASNDRTPNKDDEPVRLQISDQGTCYWNRELINLSEIEPRLTQYMSQNANPRVLIAGDDKAKFGPTVQVLDEVRKAGIQQVSVETRVSSTGH; encoded by the coding sequence ATGGCAGAAGGCGGCAGCGTTAAACTCGACGAAGGCAAGAAGAAGGCACGCATTGAGATCATCCCTCTCATCGACGTCATCTTCTTCCTTCTCGCCACCTTTGTATTGTTCACGCTCTCGCTCGCGAAGATTCAATCCGTGCCGATCAATCTCCCCGTCGCCAGCAATGACCGGACGCCCAACAAAGACGACGAACCGGTCCGTCTCCAGATTTCCGATCAAGGCACCTGCTATTGGAACCGCGAGCTCATCAACCTCAGTGAAATCGAGCCCCGCCTGACCCAATACATGAGCCAGAACGCCAATCCCCGCGTGCTCATCGCTGGCGATGACAAGGCGAAATTCGGCCCCACGGTCCAAGTCCTCGACGAAGTGCGCAAAGCTGGCATCCAGCAAGTTTCCGTCGAGACGCGCGTCTCCAGCACCGGCCATTAA
- a CDS encoding ExbD/TolR family protein: MSGSSGGGKKSARIEIIPLIDVIFFLLATFVLFTLSLNKSEGLPVSLPGSETGEARDPTGSHTITITQEGTLAWDKDPVTLDEFQARLAQYKTDLHPKILINGDENAMFSQAIYVFDEVRKAGISKVLVETKVRPPSS, translated from the coding sequence ATGTCAGGCTCCTCCGGTGGCGGCAAAAAAAGCGCACGCATTGAGATCATTCCGCTCATTGACGTTATCTTCTTCCTGCTGGCTACATTCGTTTTGTTCACGCTGTCACTGAACAAATCGGAGGGCCTGCCCGTTTCCCTCCCCGGCTCAGAAACCGGGGAAGCGCGCGATCCCACGGGTTCCCACACGATTACCATCACCCAGGAAGGCACTCTCGCGTGGGACAAGGATCCGGTGACGCTGGATGAATTTCAGGCCCGCCTTGCTCAATACAAGACCGACCTGCATCCGAAGATTTTGATTAACGGCGACGAAAACGCCATGTTCAGCCAAGCGATCTACGTCTTCGACGAGGTGCGCAAAGCCGGTATCAGCAAGGTGCTCGTCGAGACGAAGGTGCGTCCTCCGAGTTCCTGA
- a CDS encoding FGGY-family carbohydrate kinase produces MPLLLGLDLGTSYFKVGLFEADGAMRGLGRVRVDKRAPAPGWSELPVEEFWALLRKALGEALAMAGAEAAEIAGVSYSSQANTFVLLDAQERPLTPLIFWTDTRGDPLAENAAAFGQTEEFRRRIGWAGVNAQMAVAKWRWMKTHHPATWGRVVRAMTISDYLTCALTGERVGDSSTAALLGLYDLGTKRWWPEALAAFEVEEKVLSQPLAPGTGGLVTRSAAQELVGLRAGLPFAVGALDHYMAALGSGIEVVADVSISTGTVLAALTMVDRVEPLPGCYCGPGTGDRFYRLAFDPDGAGPLEAYQQQHCPEVPLATLLAAQDDSGVILGANLRPHASALRGMAEAIANRHAELVRTVVREKVRRVVATGGGARSPLLLQITANALRVPVVTTDCLERACLGAAASAAVAAGWYARIETALAAMVHEAREFAPTDA; encoded by the coding sequence ATGCCGCTGTTGCTAGGCCTCGATCTCGGCACCTCGTATTTCAAGGTGGGGCTGTTTGAGGCTGATGGGGCGATGCGTGGGCTCGGTCGGGTGCGAGTGGATAAACGCGCACCGGCGCCTGGTTGGAGCGAACTGCCGGTGGAGGAATTCTGGGCATTGTTGCGCAAGGCGCTGGGGGAAGCATTGGCGATGGCCGGCGCGGAGGCGGCCGAAATCGCAGGCGTCTCGTATTCGTCGCAGGCGAACACTTTCGTGCTTCTCGACGCGCAAGAACGGCCGCTGACGCCGCTGATATTCTGGACGGACACGCGGGGGGATCCATTGGCAGAAAACGCGGCGGCGTTCGGCCAGACAGAGGAGTTTCGCCGCCGTATCGGATGGGCGGGCGTCAACGCGCAGATGGCGGTCGCGAAATGGCGCTGGATGAAAACGCACCATCCAGCCACGTGGGGCCGCGTGGTGCGGGCGATGACGATTTCCGATTATCTGACCTGCGCGCTCACCGGAGAACGCGTCGGTGACAGCAGCACGGCGGCATTGCTGGGATTGTATGATCTCGGAACGAAAAGGTGGTGGCCGGAAGCGCTGGCGGCATTCGAGGTTGAGGAGAAGGTGTTATCGCAGCCGTTGGCTCCGGGCACGGGTGGCCTCGTCACGCGGAGCGCCGCACAAGAGCTTGTCGGGTTGCGGGCTGGTCTTCCCTTCGCGGTCGGTGCGCTGGATCACTACATGGCGGCGTTGGGCTCAGGTATCGAGGTGGTGGCCGACGTGAGCATTTCGACCGGGACGGTCCTCGCCGCGTTAACCATGGTCGATCGAGTCGAGCCGCTGCCGGGATGCTATTGCGGACCGGGCACGGGTGACCGGTTCTACCGGCTGGCCTTTGATCCGGACGGAGCGGGGCCGTTGGAAGCGTATCAACAGCAGCACTGCCCGGAGGTGCCGTTGGCAACGTTGCTCGCGGCGCAGGACGACAGCGGAGTGATTTTGGGGGCAAACCTCCGGCCGCATGCGTCGGCGCTGCGTGGCATGGCGGAGGCGATCGCAAACCGTCATGCCGAACTCGTGCGAACTGTCGTTCGCGAGAAGGTGCGGCGGGTGGTTGCAACAGGCGGTGGCGCACGCAGCCCGCTCCTGCTGCAAATCACGGCGAACGCGTTGCGCGTCCCCGTAGTCACCACGGATTGCCTGGAGCGGGCTTGCTTGGGGGCGGCGGCTTCTGCGGCGGTTGCAGCGGGCTGGTATGCGCGCATCGAGACGGCGCTTGCGGCGATGGTGCACGAAGCCCGCGAGTTTGCCCCGACGGATGCATAG
- a CDS encoding tetratricopeptide repeat protein, with amino-acid sequence MIEHLTRPAARWLRGALLLSTLAALSAPLLAQEKEREVPQLTERTSSELSKLQGLVDAKNWDGAFAILNALRSTVPPDSYDYALVSDIIGKIYLQKGDYDKALEPIETAVKLADAKHYFDQQSQLANIYFLVQLYYQAAVAPHVSHEEQEKDFEQSLKYLKRWLEATPKKTDDAIGLYANILYNRAVADPQHVDKKMLDEAKAQCLEGLRLSPRPKDSFYILLLACLQQEQDFAASADILEILVKRVPTNKTYWQQLATTYLNMAGDKNPERALEFNVRAINTIERAQALGIMDTPKDNYNLISIYFNIGQYGKATDLLAKGLRDGSVDNEQKNWELLAYSYQQLNRETAAIDTLKEASRRFPKAGQIDFQIAQIYYGLDKTEDAYHYLVEATKKGNLEKPAAVYGFMAYLAFDAKKYDEALAAADKALSLPDSKTDKQLPQLRQAIQQVLHDREASKAAETESAKAP; translated from the coding sequence GTGATCGAACATCTTACTCGTCCCGCCGCCCGGTGGTTAAGGGGTGCGCTACTCCTCTCCACTCTCGCCGCTCTCTCTGCCCCTCTGCTCGCGCAGGAAAAGGAGCGAGAAGTCCCTCAGTTGACGGAACGCACCTCCTCGGAGCTCTCCAAGCTGCAGGGTCTCGTCGATGCGAAGAACTGGGACGGCGCGTTCGCCATCCTTAACGCGCTGCGTTCAACCGTCCCGCCGGATAGTTACGACTACGCGCTGGTCTCCGACATCATCGGCAAAATTTATCTCCAAAAGGGCGATTACGACAAGGCCTTGGAGCCCATCGAAACCGCCGTAAAGTTGGCCGATGCCAAGCACTACTTCGACCAGCAGTCTCAACTCGCCAACATCTACTTCCTCGTCCAGCTCTACTACCAAGCCGCGGTCGCTCCTCACGTCTCCCACGAAGAGCAGGAAAAGGATTTCGAACAATCCCTGAAGTATTTGAAACGCTGGCTGGAAGCGACGCCCAAGAAAACCGACGACGCCATCGGGCTCTACGCGAATATCCTCTACAACCGCGCGGTCGCCGACCCCCAGCACGTCGACAAGAAGATGCTCGACGAGGCCAAAGCCCAATGCCTGGAAGGTCTGCGTCTCTCCCCGCGCCCCAAGGATTCCTTCTACATCCTTTTGCTCGCCTGTCTGCAGCAGGAGCAAGATTTCGCCGCCTCCGCTGACATCCTTGAGATTCTGGTGAAGCGCGTGCCGACCAACAAAACCTACTGGCAACAATTGGCGACCACGTATCTCAACATGGCGGGCGACAAGAATCCCGAGCGGGCTCTTGAGTTCAACGTCCGTGCGATCAACACGATCGAGCGGGCTCAGGCCCTCGGCATCATGGATACGCCGAAGGATAACTACAACCTGATCAGCATCTACTTCAATATTGGCCAATACGGCAAAGCCACCGATCTCCTCGCGAAAGGTCTGCGCGACGGCTCCGTCGACAATGAGCAAAAGAACTGGGAGCTTCTCGCGTATTCCTACCAGCAGCTCAATCGGGAGACCGCGGCCATTGACACGTTGAAAGAAGCATCGCGCCGCTTCCCCAAGGCCGGCCAGATCGACTTCCAAATCGCCCAAATCTATTACGGCTTGGACAAGACAGAAGACGCGTACCACTACCTCGTCGAAGCGACCAAGAAGGGCAATCTCGAGAAGCCGGCCGCTGTCTATGGCTTCATGGCTTATCTCGCGTTCGACGCCAAAAAGTATGACGAAGCGCTGGCCGCCGCCGACAAAGCCCTCTCCCTGCCTGACTCCAAGACAGACAAGCAACTTCCGCAACTCCGCCAAGCCATCCAGCAGGTCCTTCACGACCGCGAAGCCAGCAAGGCCGCCGAGACTGAATCGGCCAAAGCTCCCTAA
- a CDS encoding energy transducer TonB, producing the protein MRRDLIIGVILSLAIHGGVAWLPQLFKGGTKAPPPKEEVTTIELMKMPPLEPEEPEEIPNDEPQTPIEFAPPMQADVPQIVPVDAFVQQIQPPPPEGLKPNTGVITIPQGRPGGFGKGIEIFDVSKLDKSPVPKVRVAPNYPFEMKRSGITGEVVVDFIVDTHGDVQNAFAVRSTQREFEQPAVQAVSKWKFTPGRKNGRAVYSHLQVPIEFKLDD; encoded by the coding sequence ATGCGCCGCGATCTCATAATCGGTGTTATCCTTTCCCTCGCCATTCACGGCGGCGTGGCCTGGCTTCCTCAATTGTTCAAAGGCGGCACCAAAGCCCCGCCGCCGAAGGAAGAAGTCACCACCATCGAGCTGATGAAAATGCCGCCGCTCGAACCGGAGGAACCCGAGGAAATTCCCAACGATGAGCCCCAGACGCCCATCGAATTTGCGCCGCCCATGCAAGCCGACGTGCCGCAAATCGTCCCGGTCGACGCCTTCGTTCAACAAATCCAACCGCCCCCACCGGAAGGGCTGAAGCCGAATACCGGCGTCATCACCATTCCCCAAGGCCGCCCCGGTGGCTTCGGCAAGGGTATTGAGATTTTCGACGTTTCCAAACTCGACAAATCGCCGGTTCCCAAGGTCCGCGTCGCTCCCAACTATCCGTTCGAAATGAAACGCTCGGGAATTACGGGCGAAGTGGTCGTGGACTTTATCGTCGACACGCATGGCGACGTGCAAAACGCCTTCGCCGTTCGCTCCACCCAACGGGAATTCGAGCAACCGGCCGTCCAAGCGGTCTCAAAGTGGAAATTCACCCCGGGCCGCAAAAACGGCCGCGCGGTGTACTCCCACCTTCAGGTTCCCATCGAGTTCAAATTAGACGACTAA
- a CDS encoding MotA/TolQ/ExbB proton channel family protein: protein MTTLSLPIGFLLGDQTPMELFHNGGPIMWPILLVSFVMITVVIERILFMIRENASREPEVVQKMLEHVENRDVEGALAIGRKSKDFIARILVYSLSHREHSLSNAFIRASSQELNRYSQGLATLDTVITAAPLLGLLGTVTGMMRTFGSMTGDLSSAAGQITGGVAEALIATACGLTIAILALFPYNIMNSQIENAKHNIADASNALEILLKKSETEVR, encoded by the coding sequence ATGACTACGCTCTCCCTCCCGATTGGATTTCTTCTCGGCGACCAGACTCCGATGGAGTTGTTTCACAATGGCGGCCCGATCATGTGGCCGATTCTGCTGGTCTCGTTTGTCATGATCACCGTGGTGATCGAGCGCATCCTGTTCATGATCCGGGAAAATGCCAGCCGTGAGCCCGAGGTCGTCCAAAAGATGCTCGAACACGTCGAGAATCGCGACGTCGAAGGCGCACTCGCCATCGGCCGCAAGAGCAAGGATTTCATCGCTCGCATCCTGGTTTACTCGCTCAGCCACCGTGAGCACTCCCTCTCCAACGCCTTCATCCGCGCGTCCTCTCAGGAGCTCAACCGTTACAGCCAAGGTTTGGCCACGCTCGATACGGTCATCACCGCTGCCCCGCTCCTCGGTTTGCTCGGCACCGTCACCGGCATGATGCGTACCTTCGGCAGCATGACCGGCGATCTCTCCAGCGCCGCCGGCCAGATCACCGGTGGTGTCGCCGAAGCGCTCATCGCGACGGCCTGCGGTCTTACGATCGCCATCCTCGCCCTCTTCCCTTACAACATCATGAACTCCCAGATCGAGAACGCGAAGCACAACATCGCTGACGCTTCGAACGCCTTGGAGATTCTGCTCAAGAAGTCGGAAACCGAAGTCCGCTGA